A genomic stretch from Algoriphagus halophilus includes:
- a CDS encoding cytochrome C oxidase Cbb3 has protein sequence MYKEVLRSIENIEIYPIISLLIFVLFFVAMLLWVIKVPKSYIDHMRSLPMEDDDIIKKEP, from the coding sequence ATGTATAAAGAAGTATTAAGATCTATCGAAAACATAGAAATCTATCCGATCATTTCGCTTTTGATTTTTGTCCTATTCTTTGTCGCCATGTTGCTATGGGTGATTAAGGTACCTAAATCTTACATAGATCATATGAGGTCACTTCCAATGGAAGATGATGATATTATAAAGAAAGAGCCATGA
- the ccoN gene encoding cytochrome-c oxidase, cbb3-type subunit I: MNDSTLETFQYDNKIVKYFGAATVIWGLVGMLVGVIAATQLFLPEANLGNPYTTFGRIRPLHTNAVIFAFVGNAIFAGVYYSMPRLLKTPMWNKTLSWFHFYGWQLIILAAAITLPLGLTTSKEYAELEWPIDIAIALVWVAFGANMIGTLITRRERHMYVAIWFYMASFVTVAVLHIFNSLALPVSFLKSYSAYAGVQDALVQWWYGHNAVAFFLTTPFLGLMYYFLPKAANRPVYSYKLSIVHFWSLIFIYMWAGPHHLLYTALPEWAQVLGTAFSVMLIAPSWGGMVNGLLTLRGAWDKVSNEPVLKFMVVALTAYGMATFEGPMLSLKNVNAIAHYTDWIVAHVHIGGLGWNGFLTFGMLYWMWPRLFKTKIYSTKLANTHFWMGTLGIIFYALPMYVAALTQFLMLREFDEMGRLSYGNFLQTVVELVPMYMLRAFGGLLYLSGAVIMVYNMWKTAQQGVFQESEEDSAPALAKNYKPAGEFWHRAWERKPVFFTVLATVAIAIGGAIEIIPTILVKSNVPTISSVKPYTPLELEGRDLYISNGCVGCHSQMIRPFRFETERYGEYSKAGEFVYDRPFLWGSKRTGPDLHRVGGKYPDSWHYFHMMDPRSMSPGSLMPPYPWMVENEMDYSDLPAKIRTLQKLGVPYPEGYDERAMADLESQAAQITANLKDAGVEVMPNTEIVALISYLQRLGTDIKATSSNE; encoded by the coding sequence ATGAATGATTCTACTTTAGAAACGTTCCAATATGACAATAAAATTGTCAAGTATTTTGGAGCAGCCACCGTTATATGGGGGCTCGTCGGGATGTTGGTGGGAGTAATCGCTGCCACCCAACTTTTCTTACCAGAAGCCAATTTGGGCAATCCCTATACCACTTTTGGTAGGATTAGACCATTGCATACGAATGCAGTAATTTTTGCTTTCGTAGGAAATGCGATTTTCGCAGGTGTGTATTATTCCATGCCTAGGTTATTGAAAACTCCAATGTGGAATAAAACATTGAGCTGGTTTCATTTCTATGGATGGCAGCTAATTATTTTGGCGGCTGCAATCACCCTTCCTTTAGGTCTTACTACCTCTAAAGAATATGCAGAGTTGGAATGGCCAATTGACATAGCAATTGCTTTGGTTTGGGTGGCATTTGGTGCCAATATGATCGGAACGTTGATCACTCGGAGGGAGCGACACATGTACGTAGCCATTTGGTTTTACATGGCTTCTTTTGTGACGGTGGCCGTACTGCATATTTTCAATTCCTTGGCCTTGCCTGTTTCGTTCCTAAAAAGCTACTCTGCTTATGCTGGAGTTCAGGACGCTTTGGTACAATGGTGGTATGGTCATAATGCAGTTGCATTTTTCCTTACTACTCCATTTTTAGGACTGATGTATTATTTCTTGCCGAAGGCTGCGAATAGACCTGTTTATTCTTATAAACTTTCTATAGTTCACTTCTGGTCGTTGATCTTCATTTACATGTGGGCAGGACCTCACCATTTGTTGTACACCGCTCTTCCAGAATGGGCTCAGGTATTGGGTACTGCTTTTTCTGTCATGTTGATTGCACCTTCCTGGGGAGGGATGGTCAATGGTCTATTGACCCTTCGTGGAGCTTGGGATAAAGTCAGCAATGAACCCGTATTGAAGTTTATGGTGGTAGCTCTTACCGCATACGGTATGGCGACTTTTGAAGGCCCTATGTTATCCTTGAAAAATGTAAATGCGATTGCTCACTATACAGACTGGATCGTTGCTCACGTACATATTGGAGGTTTAGGCTGGAATGGCTTCTTGACTTTCGGTATGTTGTATTGGATGTGGCCAAGATTATTCAAAACCAAGATCTACTCCACCAAATTGGCGAATACCCATTTTTGGATGGGAACCCTAGGAATTATATTCTATGCACTTCCCATGTATGTCGCTGCCTTGACTCAGTTCTTGATGTTAAGAGAGTTTGATGAAATGGGACGATTATCCTATGGTAATTTCTTGCAAACAGTAGTAGAATTGGTACCGATGTATATGTTGAGAGCCTTTGGTGGTTTACTTTACTTGAGTGGTGCCGTGATCATGGTATACAACATGTGGAAAACTGCTCAACAGGGAGTATTCCAAGAATCTGAAGAAGATTCTGCACCGGCTTTAGCTAAGAACTACAAGCCAGCTGGAGAATTTTGGCACAGAGCCTGGGAAAGAAAGCCTGTTTTCTTCACTGTGTTGGCAACTGTTGCAATCGCCATTGGAGGTGCCATAGAGATTATTCCTACTATTTTGGTGAAATCCAATGTACCAACCATTAGTTCTGTAAAACCATATACTCCTCTTGAATTGGAGGGTAGGGATTTGTATATCTCAAATGGCTGCGTGGGTTGTCATTCACAAATGATCCGTCCTTTTAGGTTTGAAACGGAACGATATGGGGAATATTCCAAAGCGGGGGAATTTGTCTATGATCGACCTTTCTTATGGGGATCCAAACGTACTGGGCCTGATTTACACCGTGTAGGTGGCAAATATCCAGATAGCTGGCACTACTTCCACATGATGGATCCAAGATCCATGTCTCCGGGGTCCTTGATGCCACCTTATCCATGGATGGTAGAAAATGAAATGGATTATTCCGATTTACCAGCAAAAATCAGGACACTTCAAAAATTGGGAGTTCCATATCCAGAAGGATATGATGAGCGCGCGATGGCAGACTTGGAATCTCAAGCTGCTCAGATTACTGCAAACCTAAAAGATGCAGGTGTTGAGGTAATGCCAAATACAGAAATCGTGGCATTGATATCTTATTTGCAAAGACTTGGTACTGATATCAAGGCAACTTCTTCCAACGAATAA